Proteins encoded by one window of Ramlibacter tataouinensis:
- the thiL gene encoding thiamine-phosphate kinase, whose protein sequence is MGEFELIDRFFLRRGRPASAQVPLGVGDDCALLAPSPGHELAVSCDMLLEGRHFLSTVDPRRLGHKALAVNLSDLAACGARPLAFTLALALPAADEAWLAAFSQGLFALADAHGCELAGGDTTRGPLAICITVFGEVPRGQALLRSGARAGDDVWVSGSLGDARLALEVFRGTLSLPPALFEPARERMERPTPRVALGQALRGIASAAIDVSDGLLGDLGHLLRRSGAGATLEAAAALELLAVRRPAAAAGSLPDPQVQLDCVLAGGDDYELAFTAPPQHRAAVEAAGAASGTPVTRIGRVDAEPGLRLLDAAGQALERPLRSYDHFA, encoded by the coding sequence ATGGGTGAATTCGAGCTGATCGACCGCTTCTTCCTGCGCCGCGGGCGGCCCGCCTCTGCGCAGGTGCCGCTGGGCGTCGGCGACGACTGCGCGCTGCTGGCGCCTTCGCCCGGCCACGAACTGGCGGTCTCGTGCGACATGCTGCTGGAAGGGCGGCACTTCCTGTCCACCGTGGACCCGCGGCGCCTGGGCCACAAGGCGCTGGCGGTCAACCTGAGCGACCTGGCCGCCTGCGGCGCTCGGCCGCTCGCCTTCACGCTGGCGCTGGCGCTGCCGGCGGCCGACGAGGCCTGGCTGGCGGCGTTCTCGCAGGGCCTGTTCGCGCTGGCCGATGCCCATGGCTGCGAGTTGGCCGGGGGCGACACCACGCGCGGCCCGCTGGCCATCTGCATCACGGTGTTCGGCGAGGTGCCGCGCGGGCAGGCGCTGCTGCGCTCGGGCGCGCGCGCCGGCGACGACGTCTGGGTCAGCGGCTCGCTCGGCGATGCGCGGCTGGCGCTCGAGGTGTTCCGCGGCACGCTGTCGCTGCCGCCGGCGCTGTTCGAACCGGCGCGCGAGCGCATGGAGCGGCCCACGCCCCGCGTGGCGCTGGGGCAGGCGCTGCGCGGCATCGCGAGCGCCGCGATCGACGTCAGCGACGGGCTGCTGGGCGACCTGGGCCACCTGCTGCGGCGCTCCGGCGCCGGCGCCACCCTCGAGGCGGCGGCCGCCCTGGAACTGCTGGCCGTGCGCCGGCCGGCCGCGGCCGCCGGGAGCCTGCCGGACCCGCAAGTCCAGCTGGACTGCGTGCTGGCCGGCGGCGACGACTACGAACTGGCCTTCACCGCGCCGCCCCAGCACCGCGCCGCCGTGGAAGCCGCGGGCGCGGCCAGCGGCACGCCGGTCACCCGCATCGGCCGCGTCGATGCCGAGCCCGGCCTGCGCCTGCTCGATGCCGCCGGCCAAGCGCTCGAGCGCCCCTTGCGCTCCTACGACCATTTCGCCTGA
- a CDS encoding YbdK family carboxylate-amine ligase, whose product MEPFRRSAPLTLGVELELQLVNTHDYDLAPYSDEMLRLMRKLELPGSVVPEMTSSMIEISTGVCDSTAHVLGELSQLRDALVRCADKLNIAVVGGGTHPFQQWHQQRIYDRPRFRELSELYGYLSKQFTIFGQHVHVGCPGADEALLMLHRMSRYIPHFIALSASSPYVQGQDTQFDSARLNSVFAFPMSGRAPFTLSWDGFEAFFAKTTRTGVVKSMKDFYWDIRPKPEYGTIEIRVFDTPLTIERAAALAGLVQSLASWFLHDQPFMPAEDDYMVYTYNRFQACRFGLEAVYVDPVSGRHMPLREHIQLTLQQIAPHAQRLGAWPAIEQVVQEAGKSLNDARWLRRQQMRERLLAEVVRQAGERFKGRG is encoded by the coding sequence CTGGAGCCGTTCCGCCGGTCCGCGCCGCTGACACTGGGCGTGGAGCTGGAGCTGCAGCTGGTCAACACCCACGACTACGACCTGGCGCCCTACTCCGACGAGATGCTGCGCCTGATGCGCAAGCTGGAGCTGCCCGGCTCGGTGGTGCCCGAGATGACCTCGAGCATGATCGAGATCTCCACCGGCGTGTGCGACTCCACCGCGCACGTGCTGGGCGAGCTGAGCCAGCTGCGCGACGCACTGGTGCGCTGCGCCGACAAGCTCAACATCGCGGTGGTGGGCGGCGGCACCCACCCGTTCCAGCAGTGGCACCAGCAGCGCATCTACGACCGGCCGCGCTTTCGCGAGCTGTCCGAGCTGTACGGCTACCTGTCCAAGCAGTTCACCATCTTCGGCCAGCACGTGCACGTGGGCTGCCCCGGCGCCGACGAGGCGCTGCTGATGCTGCACCGGATGTCGCGCTACATCCCGCACTTCATCGCGCTGTCGGCCTCGTCTCCCTACGTGCAGGGCCAGGACACCCAGTTCGATTCGGCCCGGCTGAATTCGGTGTTCGCCTTCCCGATGTCGGGCCGGGCGCCGTTCACGCTGTCTTGGGACGGCTTCGAGGCCTTCTTCGCCAAGACCACCCGCACCGGCGTGGTCAAGAGCATGAAGGACTTCTACTGGGACATCCGGCCCAAGCCCGAGTACGGCACGATCGAGATCCGGGTGTTCGACACGCCGCTGACCATCGAGCGGGCCGCCGCGCTGGCCGGGCTGGTGCAGTCGCTGGCGTCGTGGTTCCTGCACGACCAGCCCTTCATGCCGGCCGAGGACGACTACATGGTCTACACCTACAACCGCTTCCAGGCCTGCCGCTTCGGACTGGAGGCGGTGTACGTGGACCCGGTCAGCGGCCGCCACATGCCGCTGCGCGAGCACATCCAGCTCACGCTGCAGCAGATCGCGCCGCACGCCCAGCGGCTGGGCGCCTGGCCGGCCATCGAGCAGGTGGTGCAGGAGGCCGGCAAGAGCCTGAACGACGCCCGCTGGCTGCGCCGCCAGCAGATGCGCGAGCGCCTGCTGGCCGAGGTGGTGCGCCAGGCCGGCGAGCGCTTCAAGGGCCGGGGCTGA
- a CDS encoding cation:proton antiporter translates to MNEITAFWGEWLRPSAGLPTVQWSLLLAVAAAAGHLVQRHLALPKVVGYSAVGAIAGLLGFPGAAWPLQGIGLFLLELGVSVVLFETGGRIALRWFRHNPMVLLQSLLEAALTYAAVYFTLLWLGVRPSVADALALISIASSPAVLSRVFGDMRAAGPVTERVIVLATLGALYALTLVAARAGMMHSEETNLLALLFPVAVVLGLSVVVGAGLALVLRTALRFMIPTSENTSILLITSIAAGTALASHFGGSAPLAALLAGLLLKQLNPRPWAWPRQLGTAASLLVMLSFVLVSVVAAQADWNPAVTGLVLALVAARGLAKIFGALLANPGSGTSWKQALMTGAAMSPMSSLALLLVAQFTAASPSLGPRIASIALPAILLVEVLGAIVATFVIQRAGEGTRPEPTAGTPASGVQRA, encoded by the coding sequence TTGAACGAGATCACGGCCTTCTGGGGCGAGTGGCTGCGGCCCTCCGCCGGCCTGCCCACCGTGCAATGGTCGCTGCTGCTGGCGGTGGCCGCCGCCGCCGGCCACCTGGTGCAGCGGCACCTGGCCCTGCCCAAGGTGGTGGGCTATTCGGCGGTCGGCGCGATCGCCGGCCTGCTCGGCTTTCCCGGCGCCGCCTGGCCGCTGCAGGGCATCGGCCTGTTCCTGCTGGAGCTGGGCGTGTCGGTGGTGCTGTTCGAGACCGGCGGCCGCATCGCCTTGCGCTGGTTCCGGCACAACCCGATGGTGCTGCTGCAAAGCCTGCTGGAAGCGGCGCTGACCTACGCGGCGGTCTACTTCACCCTGCTGTGGCTCGGCGTGCGGCCCTCGGTGGCCGACGCGCTGGCCCTGATCTCGATCGCCTCCTCGCCGGCCGTGCTCAGCCGCGTGTTCGGCGACATGCGGGCGGCCGGGCCGGTGACCGAGCGCGTGATCGTGCTGGCCACGCTCGGCGCGCTGTACGCGCTGACGCTGGTGGCGGCGCGTGCCGGCATGATGCACAGCGAGGAAACCAACCTGCTGGCCCTGCTGTTCCCGGTGGCCGTGGTGCTGGGCCTGTCGGTGGTGGTCGGCGCCGGGCTGGCGCTGGTGCTGCGCACCGCGCTGCGCTTCATGATCCCGACCAGCGAGAACACCTCCATCCTGCTGATCACCAGCATCGCCGCCGGCACCGCGCTGGCCTCGCACTTCGGCGGCTCGGCGCCGCTGGCGGCGCTGCTGGCCGGCCTGCTGCTCAAGCAGCTCAATCCGCGCCCCTGGGCCTGGCCGCGCCAGCTCGGCACCGCCGCCTCGCTGCTGGTGATGCTGAGCTTCGTGCTGGTCTCGGTGGTCGCCGCCCAGGCCGACTGGAACCCGGCGGTGACCGGGCTGGTGCTGGCGCTGGTGGCTGCACGCGGGCTGGCCAAGATATTCGGCGCGCTGCTTGCCAACCCCGGCAGCGGCACCAGCTGGAAGCAGGCGCTGATGACCGGTGCGGCGATGTCGCCGATGTCCTCGCTAGCGCTGCTGCTGGTGGCGCAATTTACCGCCGCCTCCCCCTCGCTGGGGCCGCGCATCGCCAGCATCGCCCTGCCGGCGATCCTGCTGGTGGAAGTGCTGGGCGCGATCGTCGCCACCTTCGTGATCCAGCGCGCCGGCGAAGGCACGCGCCCGGAGCCGACCGCGGGCACCCCCGCCTCGGGGGTGCAGCGTGCCTGA
- a CDS encoding phosphatidylglycerophosphatase A family protein produces the protein MSVPLPSSLEAPLRTVGGRPSAHFMLSHPAHLIALGFGCGLSPVAPGTVGTLWAWVSFGVLQAWLSPAALGWAVLASVPVGWWASTVTARSLGVADPGAIVVDEIMSFWLVLWLLTPAGWLAQLLAFALFRYFDAAKPGPVGWADRLFHGFGWRGGLGVIVDDLVAAFCTLLVLALGVRFAWMLA, from the coding sequence ATGAGCGTGCCGCTGCCTTCGTCCCTGGAAGCACCCCTGCGAACCGTGGGCGGGCGACCCAGCGCGCACTTCATGTTGTCGCACCCAGCCCATCTCATCGCACTGGGATTCGGCTGCGGGCTCAGCCCGGTGGCCCCCGGCACCGTCGGCACGCTGTGGGCCTGGGTCTCGTTCGGCGTGCTGCAGGCCTGGCTGTCGCCGGCCGCGCTCGGCTGGGCGGTGCTGGCCAGCGTGCCGGTGGGCTGGTGGGCCAGCACCGTCACCGCGCGCAGCCTGGGCGTGGCCGACCCCGGCGCCATCGTGGTCGACGAGATCATGTCGTTCTGGCTGGTGCTGTGGCTGCTGACGCCGGCCGGCTGGCTGGCGCAGCTGCTCGCGTTCGCACTGTTCCGATACTTCGACGCGGCCAAGCCCGGTCCGGTCGGCTGGGCCGACCGCCTGTTCCATGGCTTTGGCTGGCGCGGCGGGCTCGGCGTGATCGTCGACGACCTGGTCGCCGCCTTCTGCACGCTGCTGGTGCTGGCCCTGGGGGTTCGATTCGCATGGATGCTCGCCTGA
- a CDS encoding LysR substrate-binding domain-containing protein, which yields MTRPLQFRQIEAFRAVMQTGTTTAAATVLHTTQPSVSRLLGQMAAATGLKLFEAERGRLRPTREARDLFEVIERNFLGLARIEQRVAVLRHAGAGTLRIGSTPALGLSVLPRTVAALRRQHPEVHVSLHTRGGLQLWEGLHGGAFDLVLSTMPSSMAPASATVLHRAAVVCVMHPDHPLAGRQRLHVRDLRQQTLLTLPADDDLQLQLQRLLHEYGVQPVGGIETSYSFTICRLAAEGAGVGVVNPYVASVFARDLRIVPLLPRRDVQVVLGHAPHLAPSRMADAFVALVAAELKRI from the coding sequence ATGACCCGCCCGCTGCAGTTCCGCCAGATCGAAGCCTTCCGCGCGGTCATGCAGACCGGCACGACCACCGCCGCCGCCACCGTGCTGCACACCACCCAGCCCTCGGTGAGCCGGCTGCTGGGCCAGATGGCGGCCGCCACCGGGCTGAAGCTGTTCGAGGCCGAGCGCGGGCGCTTGCGGCCCACCCGGGAGGCGCGCGACCTGTTCGAGGTGATCGAGCGCAACTTCCTCGGGCTGGCCCGGATCGAGCAGCGCGTGGCCGTGCTGCGCCACGCCGGCGCCGGCACGCTGCGCATCGGCAGCACGCCGGCGCTGGGCCTGAGCGTGCTGCCGCGCACGGTCGCGGCACTGCGCCGCCAGCACCCCGAGGTGCACGTCAGCCTGCACACCCGCGGCGGGCTCCAGCTGTGGGAAGGCCTGCACGGCGGCGCCTTCGACCTGGTGCTGTCCACCATGCCCTCCAGCATGGCGCCGGCCTCGGCCACGGTGCTGCACCGGGCCGCCGTGGTGTGCGTCATGCACCCGGACCACCCGCTGGCCGGGCGGCAGCGCCTGCACGTGCGCGACCTGCGCCAGCAGACGCTGCTGACGCTGCCCGCCGACGACGACCTGCAGCTGCAGCTGCAGCGGCTGCTGCACGAGTACGGCGTGCAGCCCGTGGGCGGCATCGAGACCAGCTATTCGTTCACCATCTGCCGGCTGGCCGCCGAGGGCGCCGGCGTCGGGGTGGTGAACCCGTACGTGGCCTCGGTGTTCGCGCGCGACCTGCGCATCGTGCCGCTGCTGCCGCGGCGCGACGTGCAGGTGGTGCTGGGCCATGCCCCGCACCTGGCGCCCTCGCGCATGGCCGACGCGTTCGTGGCCCTGGTGGCGGCCGAGTTGAAACGGATCTAG
- a CDS encoding putative toxin-antitoxin system toxin component, PIN family — MLDTNIVLDAFLFGDPAARPLHDGLVAGQLHWLATAAMREELQRVLDYPQLVPWLANTRVAPHDVLAAFDRYAQPLPAAPRAPLCCRDPDDQMFIDLAVQQRCTLLSKDRAVLALARRLAQLGVHAAPALGRAGGDQPPKASLNQSVDGTSRA, encoded by the coding sequence GTGCTTGACACCAACATCGTGCTGGACGCCTTCCTGTTCGGCGACCCGGCCGCACGGCCGCTGCATGACGGATTGGTCGCCGGGCAACTGCACTGGCTGGCCACGGCGGCCATGCGCGAGGAACTGCAGCGGGTGCTGGACTATCCGCAGCTGGTGCCCTGGCTGGCCAACACGCGGGTGGCGCCGCACGACGTGCTCGCCGCTTTCGACCGGTACGCGCAGCCGCTGCCGGCGGCGCCGCGGGCGCCACTGTGCTGCCGCGACCCCGACGACCAGATGTTCATCGACCTGGCGGTGCAGCAGCGCTGCACGCTGCTGAGCAAGGACCGGGCGGTGCTGGCGCTGGCCCGGCGGCTGGCGCAACTGGGCGTGCACGCCGCACCGGCCCTGGGCCGGGCCGGCGGCGATCAGCCGCCGAAGGCGTCGTTGAACCAGTCGGTGGACGGCACCTCGCGCGCATAG
- a CDS encoding isocitrate lyase/PEP mutase family protein — protein MASQHDKAQRMVQLHAQPGCFVIPNFWDVGSARLLESLGFQALASSSAGFAFSRGLPDMGVTRQAKLQHLREVCAATSLPVSADLQNGFGHRPEDAAETIRLAAQAGVVGGSIEDCRGPVDDPIYELSLARERVQAAAEAARALPFPFTLTARAENHLWGRDDLDDTIRRLQAYEAAGADVLFAPGLKTAGQIRAVLAAVTKPVNVIMGAPGMGLDLAQLQAMGVRRISVGGSLARTAYAALLAAGREMRDQGTFGYAREVPSTDWFNDAFGG, from the coding sequence CTGGCATCGCAGCACGACAAGGCGCAGCGAATGGTGCAACTGCATGCGCAACCGGGCTGCTTCGTGATCCCGAACTTCTGGGACGTGGGCTCGGCCCGGCTGCTGGAGTCGCTGGGCTTCCAGGCGCTCGCCAGCAGCAGCGCCGGCTTCGCCTTCTCGCGCGGGCTGCCCGACATGGGCGTGACGCGCCAGGCCAAGCTGCAGCACCTGCGCGAGGTCTGCGCCGCCACTTCGCTGCCGGTCAGCGCCGACCTGCAGAACGGCTTCGGCCACCGGCCGGAAGACGCGGCCGAAACCATCCGCCTGGCGGCGCAAGCGGGCGTGGTCGGCGGCTCGATCGAGGACTGCCGCGGACCGGTGGACGACCCGATCTACGAGCTGTCGCTGGCGCGCGAGCGCGTGCAGGCCGCGGCCGAGGCGGCCCGCGCGCTGCCGTTCCCGTTCACCCTGACCGCCCGTGCCGAGAACCACCTGTGGGGGCGCGACGACCTGGACGACACGATCCGCCGGCTGCAGGCCTACGAAGCCGCCGGCGCCGACGTGCTGTTCGCCCCGGGACTGAAGACGGCCGGGCAGATCCGCGCCGTGCTGGCGGCCGTGACCAAGCCGGTCAACGTGATCATGGGCGCGCCCGGCATGGGGCTGGACCTCGCGCAGCTGCAGGCGATGGGCGTGCGCCGCATCAGCGTGGGCGGCTCGCTGGCGCGCACCGCCTATGCCGCGCTGCTGGCGGCCGGCCGCGAGATGCGCGACCAGGGCACCTTCGGCTATGCGCGCGAGGTGCCGTCCACCGACTGGTTCAACGACGCCTTCGGCGGCTGA
- a CDS encoding CinA family protein, which produces MDARLNALCEELAQVLRGRGWMLASAESCTGGLIAAACTALPGSSNWFERGFVTYSNAAKTELLGVDEQAIASHGAVSEVVARAMAFGALRRSRAQAAVAVTGIAGPDGGSADKPVGTVWFGFSVDGHLSSETVRFDGDRQAIREATVQHALARLLALLQGA; this is translated from the coding sequence ATGGATGCTCGCCTGAACGCCTTGTGCGAGGAACTGGCGCAGGTTTTGCGCGGCCGCGGCTGGATGCTGGCCAGCGCCGAGAGCTGCACCGGCGGCCTGATCGCCGCCGCCTGCACCGCGCTGCCGGGCTCGAGCAACTGGTTCGAACGGGGCTTCGTCACCTACTCCAACGCGGCCAAGACCGAGCTGCTGGGCGTGGACGAGCAGGCCATCGCCAGCCACGGCGCGGTCAGCGAAGTGGTGGCGCGCGCCATGGCGTTCGGCGCCCTGCGCCGCTCGCGCGCGCAGGCGGCGGTCGCGGTCACCGGCATCGCCGGGCCGGACGGCGGCAGCGCCGACAAGCCGGTCGGCACCGTCTGGTTCGGCTTCTCGGTGGACGGCCACCTGTCGAGCGAGACCGTCCGGTTCGACGGCGATCGACAAGCCATCCGGGAAGCCACCGTGCAGCATGCACTCGCGCGCCTGCTGGCGCTGCTCCAGGGAGCCTGA
- a CDS encoding thermonuclease family protein: MLHRLLLLAALWLPLAALPQPRSYLATVVHVTDGDTVWVRPSWGGPAIQVRIQGIDAPESCQRFGLQARMALQQRLLRQPVRVDERGRDDYRRTLARLQWSGHDVGSWLVFSGLAWSYRYRRDPGPYAGLQAQARQARRGLWSDSQPVEPARFRKLHGPCAPPDPR; this comes from the coding sequence ATGCTGCACCGCCTGCTGCTCCTCGCCGCCCTCTGGCTGCCGCTGGCGGCGCTGCCGCAGCCGCGCAGCTACCTGGCCACCGTGGTCCACGTCACCGACGGCGACACGGTCTGGGTGCGCCCTTCCTGGGGCGGGCCGGCCATCCAGGTGCGCATCCAGGGCATCGACGCGCCCGAGTCCTGCCAGCGCTTCGGCCTGCAGGCGCGGATGGCGCTGCAGCAGCGCCTGCTGCGCCAGCCGGTGCGGGTCGACGAGCGCGGCCGCGACGACTACCGGCGCACGCTGGCGCGCCTGCAGTGGTCGGGGCACGACGTGGGCAGCTGGCTGGTGTTCAGCGGGCTGGCCTGGTCCTATCGCTACCGGCGCGATCCCGGCCCCTACGCCGGCCTACAGGCGCAGGCGCGCCAGGCCCGCCGCGGGCTGTGGAGCGACAGCCAACCCGTCGAGCCGGCGCGGTTTCGCAAGCTGCACGGCCCCTGCGCGCCGCCCGACCCGCGCTGA
- a CDS encoding GlsB/YeaQ/YmgE family stress response membrane protein — translation MSIIGTIVVGFIVGLLARALKPGDDKLGLVMTTLLGIAGAFLARYAGMALGWYREGEPAGWIASIVGAIVLLVIYGLVRGSSRRT, via the coding sequence ATGTCGATCATCGGAACCATCGTCGTCGGTTTCATCGTCGGGCTGCTGGCCCGCGCCCTCAAGCCCGGCGACGACAAGCTGGGGCTGGTCATGACCACCCTGCTGGGCATTGCCGGCGCCTTCCTCGCGCGCTACGCCGGCATGGCGCTGGGCTGGTACCGCGAGGGCGAGCCGGCCGGCTGGATCGCCTCCATCGTCGGCGCCATCGTGCTGCTGGTGATCTACGGCCTGGTGCGCGGCAGCTCGCGCCGCACCTGA
- a CDS encoding Bug family tripartite tricarboxylate transporter substrate binding protein: MNARTSRRGFVCAAAVLATLAVPAQALAQQDFPNRGLRIVVPFTAGGSSDVQARMLAERLSRVYKQSVVVDNRPGAGGHIGGKAVVDAPADGYTLMLGSIGLHATYGVYKKLPYNPSTDFKVLTVLAEMPHVIVANPALPAANVKELVALARREPGAINFGSAGIGSSVHMIGELFRFTAEAPMTHVPYKGSSAALNDLLGGQIQLMFENPPTTLPHVRAGKLKALAITGKARSAALPEVPTVAESGLPGFEATSWTTVAVGAKVPDAIADRLSADIRKIITSPEFVEALAAQGMTPVANSREAATRFIAAEKQRWDAVIQKAGLAAD; encoded by the coding sequence ATGAACGCTCGCACCAGCCGCCGCGGCTTCGTCTGCGCCGCTGCCGTACTCGCCACGCTCGCCGTGCCGGCGCAGGCACTCGCGCAGCAGGACTTCCCCAACCGGGGCCTGCGCATCGTCGTGCCCTTCACCGCCGGCGGCAGCTCCGACGTGCAGGCCCGCATGCTGGCCGAGCGCCTGTCGCGCGTGTACAAGCAGTCGGTGGTGGTGGACAACCGGCCGGGCGCCGGCGGCCACATCGGCGGCAAGGCGGTGGTGGATGCACCGGCCGACGGCTACACGCTGATGCTCGGCTCGATCGGCCTGCATGCCACCTATGGCGTCTACAAGAAGCTGCCCTACAACCCGTCGACCGACTTCAAGGTGCTGACCGTGCTGGCCGAGATGCCGCACGTGATCGTGGCCAACCCGGCGCTGCCTGCGGCCAACGTCAAGGAGCTGGTGGCACTGGCGCGACGCGAGCCGGGCGCGATCAACTTCGGCTCGGCCGGCATCGGCTCCTCGGTCCACATGATCGGCGAGCTGTTCCGGTTCACGGCCGAGGCGCCGATGACGCACGTGCCCTACAAGGGCAGCTCGGCGGCCCTGAACGACCTGCTGGGCGGGCAGATCCAGCTGATGTTCGAGAACCCCCCGACCACCCTGCCGCACGTGCGCGCCGGCAAGCTCAAGGCGCTGGCCATCACCGGCAAGGCGCGCTCGGCCGCGCTGCCCGAGGTGCCGACGGTGGCCGAGTCCGGCCTGCCCGGCTTCGAGGCGACCTCGTGGACCACGGTGGCCGTGGGCGCCAAGGTGCCCGATGCGATCGCCGACCGCCTGAGCGCCGACATCCGCAAGATCATCACCAGCCCCGAATTCGTGGAGGCGCTGGCGGCCCAGGGCATGACGCCGGTGGCCAACAGCCGCGAGGCGGCGACCCGGTTCATCGCCGCGGAGAAGCAGCGCTGGGATGCCGTCATCCAGAAAGCCGGACTGGCCGCGGATTGA